A single genomic interval of Arthrobacter globiformis harbors:
- a CDS encoding DUF3180 domain-containing protein produces MKPVSPLLLAVVGLALAIAGWSAAVLTVRYGMATPVLPATALVSMGVIVALTLVLGIRVLRWRNGKKKKMLNPILAAWTLVLAQACAYTGAMLLGWHAGIFLDQLRFWSIRSGLDVTWLALGMAGGGLVMIVVGLVVERFCKIPPEDGETDAAEGLPGHGRGKAKGEGEYAYRGD; encoded by the coding sequence GTGAAACCCGTGAGCCCGCTGCTGCTCGCAGTCGTGGGCCTTGCCCTGGCCATCGCTGGCTGGTCCGCTGCCGTCCTGACCGTCCGCTACGGCATGGCCACGCCGGTCCTGCCGGCCACGGCGCTAGTAAGCATGGGCGTGATCGTCGCCCTGACCTTGGTGCTGGGCATCCGCGTGCTGCGCTGGCGGAACGGCAAAAAGAAGAAAATGCTGAACCCCATCCTGGCGGCGTGGACCCTGGTCCTCGCCCAGGCCTGTGCCTACACCGGCGCAATGCTGCTGGGCTGGCACGCCGGGATCTTCCTGGACCAGCTGCGGTTTTGGAGCATTCGCAGCGGGCTGGACGTCACCTGGCTCGCCCTCGGCATGGCCGGCGGCGGGCTGGTCATGATCGTGGTGGGGCTCGTCGTCGAACGCTTCTGCAAGATCCCGCCGGAGGACGGCGAGACGGACGCTGCAGAGGGCTTGCCGGGCCATGGCCGGGGCAAGGCCAAGGGGGAAGGCGAGTATGCCTACCGCGGCGATTGA
- a CDS encoding PH domain-containing protein codes for MPTAAIDPPGITWLRVSPKYVTVRLVEWALGNLVMVTVLSLPLVFVRLGWWRWPPLWLAIGLPAFMLLLALWRLVLIPRQVRAIGYAEREDDLLIRGGIFFQRVMVVPYGRMQYVDISAGPVERGLGLCSLKLHTASAGTNAGIPGLPAEEGARLREQLSARGEARLAGL; via the coding sequence ATGCCTACCGCGGCGATTGATCCCCCCGGGATCACCTGGCTGCGCGTGTCCCCGAAGTACGTCACGGTCCGGCTCGTGGAGTGGGCCCTCGGCAACCTGGTGATGGTGACCGTGCTCAGCCTGCCGCTGGTGTTTGTCCGGCTCGGCTGGTGGCGGTGGCCGCCGCTCTGGCTGGCCATCGGCCTTCCGGCTTTCATGCTGTTGCTGGCGCTGTGGCGCCTGGTCCTGATCCCCCGGCAGGTGCGGGCCATCGGCTACGCCGAGCGCGAGGACGACCTCCTCATCCGCGGCGGCATCTTCTTCCAGCGCGTCATGGTGGTGCCGTACGGCCGCATGCAGTACGTGGACATCAGCGCCGGCCCGGTGGAACGCGGGCTGGGCCTGTGCTCCCTGAAGCTGCATACGGCATCGGCCGGCACCAACGCCGGCATTCCCGGCCTTCCCGCCGAGGAAGGCGCCCGGCTCAGGGAACAGCTCTCGGCGCGCGGCGAAGCCAGGCTGGCCGGGCTGTGA
- a CDS encoding PH domain-containing protein, producing the protein MSAGGLASGKPDGEWLRVHPATPFVRGWVALAAIGYFFGRDSFERMLQGQPLIDDRFAGRAPWLLGAGALMLVLAVLSFILSWYFTRYQVAEGYVRVNTGFLFKQQRQARLDRVQAIDIVQPLLARIFGLAELKFEVADAGESAVRLAYLRIGDARQLRATILARASGVRLDPAQPAAAAPEAPEQQVLQVPPSRLFGSLLLSEQTVFIVLGAAASVVLSALTENRAFFLYLIPAALGFVAAYWSSFNKGYNFTAAISPDGIRLRYGLLDTQAQTLPPGRIQALKVAQPPLWRLFGWYRMQVNAAGYGAGANNGEGGSRTTLLPVGKMDDVLNMMALVLPDPGTADPLGVFQQGVNGLDSDGGFVTTPRRAWLLAPLGWRRNAFAATDTALLMRSGRWWRQLVMVPHQRTQSIALQQGPLARRLGLADLVLHTTAGPVAPRVIQADIREAQALFDAQAARARAARRRQTSEQWLAQVVPVSTPLVERPGSETEPAPQVEPPHQPPKLASSPREPGWRGPTPNPTPTAPQQEGQQRG; encoded by the coding sequence GTGAGCGCCGGCGGCCTCGCTTCCGGAAAGCCCGACGGCGAGTGGCTGCGCGTGCACCCGGCGACACCGTTTGTTCGGGGCTGGGTTGCGCTGGCCGCCATCGGCTACTTCTTCGGGCGTGACAGTTTCGAACGGATGCTGCAGGGCCAGCCGCTGATCGATGACCGCTTCGCGGGGCGCGCCCCGTGGCTCCTGGGCGCCGGGGCATTAATGCTGGTGCTGGCGGTCCTAAGCTTCATCCTGTCCTGGTATTTCACCCGGTACCAGGTGGCGGAGGGCTACGTCCGTGTCAACACCGGCTTCCTGTTCAAGCAGCAGCGGCAGGCGAGGCTGGACCGGGTCCAGGCCATCGACATAGTCCAGCCTCTGCTCGCCAGGATCTTCGGCCTCGCGGAACTGAAGTTCGAAGTTGCCGACGCCGGCGAGTCGGCCGTCCGCCTGGCCTACCTGCGCATTGGCGATGCCCGCCAGCTGCGCGCCACCATCCTCGCCCGCGCATCGGGCGTCCGGCTGGATCCCGCGCAGCCCGCAGCCGCCGCTCCCGAGGCGCCGGAGCAGCAGGTCCTGCAGGTCCCGCCGTCGCGCCTGTTTGGCTCGCTCCTGCTCAGCGAGCAGACAGTGTTCATTGTCCTGGGTGCCGCGGCGTCCGTGGTGCTGTCCGCGCTCACCGAAAACAGGGCTTTCTTCCTTTATCTGATTCCGGCTGCGCTTGGTTTCGTCGCCGCATACTGGAGCTCGTTCAACAAGGGCTATAACTTCACGGCGGCCATCTCCCCGGACGGCATCCGGCTCCGGTACGGGCTTCTCGACACGCAGGCGCAGACACTGCCGCCGGGCCGGATCCAGGCGCTGAAGGTGGCGCAGCCGCCCCTGTGGCGCCTCTTCGGCTGGTACCGGATGCAGGTCAACGCCGCCGGTTACGGGGCCGGGGCGAATAACGGCGAGGGGGGCTCCCGCACCACGCTGCTGCCGGTGGGAAAGATGGATGACGTCCTGAACATGATGGCGCTCGTGCTGCCGGATCCGGGAACGGCTGATCCGCTGGGCGTTTTCCAGCAGGGTGTGAATGGACTGGATTCCGACGGCGGCTTTGTCACCACGCCGCGCCGGGCGTGGCTGCTTGCGCCGCTGGGCTGGCGGCGCAACGCCTTCGCGGCCACAGACACCGCACTGCTCATGCGGTCGGGCCGCTGGTGGAGGCAGCTTGTGATGGTCCCGCACCAGCGGACGCAGTCTATCGCGCTGCAGCAGGGACCCCTGGCGCGCCGGTTAGGGCTGGCCGACCTCGTGCTGCACACCACTGCAGGGCCGGTCGCTCCACGGGTGATCCAGGCGGACATCCGGGAGGCGCAAGCGCTCTTCGACGCGCAGGCAGCCCGCGCGAGGGCGGCCCGGCGGCGGCAGACGAGCGAACAGTGGCTTGCCCAAGTGGTGCCGGTCTCAACTCCGCTGGTTGAGCGGCCGGGGAGCGAAACCGAGCCCGCCCCACAGGTTGAGCCTCCCCACCAGCCCCCTAAGCTCGCAAGCTCGCCTAGGGAACCCGGCTGGCGTGGCCCCACCCCCAATCCCACCCCCACAGCACCCCAGCAGGAAGGCCAGCAACGTGGCTAA
- a CDS encoding Rossmann-like and DUF2520 domain-containing protein, protein MAKPGRLGVGIIGAGKVGAVLGAALRAAEHAVVGVSAVSDASRERAETLLPGVPVLEIQDIVERSELVLLAVPDDALGGLVEGLAKLGAWQPGQLVAHTSGRFGVGVLHPVRAAGAVPLALHPAMTFTGMSLDLTRLLDCTFGVTADAAMLPIAQALVVEMGAEPVVIAEGDRTIYHAALAHGSNHMVTLVAQASQLLAEVGVEAPDRMLGPLLRATLENALASGESALTGPVARGDAGTVKAHARALREHDGGTGGDVLAAYLAMAQATARRAEGRGLLKPDQADHIRTALEGTDDDGQDDGRA, encoded by the coding sequence GTGGCTAAGCCAGGACGCCTCGGCGTCGGAATCATCGGTGCCGGCAAAGTGGGTGCTGTCCTCGGTGCGGCGCTCCGCGCAGCCGAGCACGCCGTCGTCGGGGTTTCCGCCGTCTCCGACGCGAGCAGGGAACGGGCCGAAACCCTGCTGCCCGGCGTTCCCGTCCTGGAAATCCAGGACATAGTGGAACGCTCGGAACTGGTGCTCCTGGCAGTTCCGGATGATGCCCTCGGCGGGCTGGTGGAGGGGCTCGCCAAGCTCGGTGCGTGGCAGCCCGGCCAGCTCGTGGCGCACACGTCGGGCCGGTTCGGTGTCGGCGTGCTGCATCCGGTCCGGGCGGCCGGTGCCGTGCCGCTGGCGCTGCACCCGGCCATGACCTTCACCGGCATGAGCCTCGACCTGACCCGGCTGCTGGACTGCACGTTCGGTGTCACGGCGGACGCCGCCATGCTTCCCATCGCCCAGGCGCTCGTCGTCGAGATGGGGGCCGAACCCGTGGTGATCGCCGAGGGCGACCGCACCATCTACCACGCGGCTCTGGCCCACGGTTCGAACCACATGGTCACGCTCGTGGCGCAGGCGTCGCAGCTGCTGGCCGAGGTGGGCGTCGAGGCGCCGGACCGCATGCTCGGGCCGCTGCTGCGGGCGACCCTGGAGAACGCGCTCGCCTCCGGCGAGTCGGCCCTGACGGGTCCGGTGGCGCGGGGGGACGCCGGAACGGTGAAGGCGCACGCCCGCGCGCTGCGGGAGCACGACGGCGGGACCGGCGGCGACGTCCTCGCGGCGTACCTCGCCATGGCTCAGGCCACCGCCAGGCGCGCCGAAGGGCGGGGCCTGCTGAAGCCGGATCAGGCGGACCATATTCGCACCGCACTTGAGGGCACAGACGACGACGGCCAAGATGACGGCCGTGCATGA
- a CDS encoding 4-phosphopantoate--beta-alanine ligase — MAIRLVTTADSLRAQSRLLLTQKNGSSLGLVPTMGALHAGHGRLARTAAEQNDVVVASIFVNPLQFGEAQDLDRYPRTLEADMALLEEQGVDLVFAPSVEEMYPDGQPMVRITSGPLGDKWEGASRPGHFDGALTVVAKLLHLGIPGTGLPGARAFVAGSGGGLPAYRAYFGQKDAQQLALVRRMVADLNFPVEIVAVPTARDTDGLALSSRNRFLSDEEREAALVLSRALRLIEERANANEPLDVGSARALIESQPLVRLDYLDVVDPVALEPLAENCHETPFRGEGLALVAAKVGAVRLIDNVPLNS, encoded by the coding sequence ATGGCAATCCGACTCGTAACGACGGCGGACTCCCTCCGTGCGCAAAGCCGACTGCTGCTGACGCAAAAGAACGGCTCCTCCCTGGGCCTCGTGCCCACCATGGGCGCCCTGCATGCGGGCCACGGGCGGCTGGCGCGAACCGCCGCCGAACAGAACGACGTAGTGGTGGCCTCTATCTTCGTGAACCCGCTGCAGTTCGGCGAGGCGCAGGACCTGGACCGGTATCCGCGGACCCTCGAGGCGGACATGGCGCTGCTTGAGGAGCAGGGCGTGGATCTGGTCTTCGCGCCGTCGGTCGAGGAGATGTACCCCGACGGGCAGCCGATGGTCAGAATCACTTCCGGCCCGCTCGGGGACAAATGGGAGGGCGCATCCCGGCCCGGCCACTTCGACGGCGCGCTAACCGTCGTGGCCAAGCTGCTGCACCTGGGCATCCCCGGGACCGGCCTTCCCGGCGCACGCGCCTTCGTTGCCGGCTCCGGCGGCGGGCTGCCGGCGTACCGCGCCTACTTCGGGCAGAAGGACGCCCAGCAACTGGCCCTGGTTCGCCGCATGGTGGCCGACCTGAACTTCCCCGTGGAGATCGTTGCCGTGCCAACCGCCCGCGACACCGACGGGCTGGCGCTGTCCAGCCGGAACCGCTTCCTTTCCGACGAGGAGCGCGAGGCAGCGCTGGTCCTGTCCCGCGCGTTGCGCCTCATTGAGGAGCGGGCGAACGCGAACGAGCCGCTTGATGTCGGTTCGGCCAGGGCCCTGATCGAGTCCCAGCCCCTGGTCCGGCTCGACTACCTCGACGTCGTCGATCCCGTCGCGCTGGAGCCGCTCGCCGAGAACTGCCACGAGACACCCTTCCGCGGTGAAGGGCTTGCACTGGTTGCCGCGAAGGTAGGCGCCGTGCGGCTGATCGACAACGTGCCGCTCAACTCCTGA
- a CDS encoding DHA2 family efflux MFS transporter permease subunit gives MSTKVTSNSSGEPAQEPAAPVASPAAAPAPAAARPSDRMSRESVTVIVTLLVATFVVILNETIMNVALQRLMVDLRVDAPTVQWLSTGFMLTMAVVIPTTGFILQRLSTRAVFLLAMGLFAGGTALAAAAPGYEILLLARIIQAGGTAIMLPLLMTTILTLVPLARRGAVMGNVSIAISVAPAMGPTVSGFILQHFSWRFMFIFVLPIALAALAIGAKFLTNVGETEKSRLDFLSVVLTVPAFGGLVYGLSQIGGGHGGSSGPNTLAVVALVLGVAGLAAFTFRQLRLQKSEAPLLDLRAFNFRMFTVSVLLMVVAMVALFGAVILLPLYLQEIRGLQSLETGLVLLPGGLAMGLLGPVIGRLFDKVGPLPLTVTGSSLMVLTLWQFAMLDAGTPVWWIVTLHVGLSFGLALLFTPAFTTGLNPLPPHLYSHGSAIMSTLQQVAGAAGTALLVSIFALVSAGSGLVAGMNAAFLTATVIAVAAVVLSTMMRKTAGAEAPQGAPTH, from the coding sequence ATGTCTACCAAAGTCACGTCCAATTCGTCTGGCGAACCTGCCCAGGAGCCGGCCGCTCCCGTTGCATCCCCGGCCGCAGCACCGGCGCCGGCCGCAGCACGGCCCTCGGACAGGATGTCCCGCGAGTCCGTGACGGTGATCGTCACGCTGCTGGTGGCCACCTTCGTGGTGATCCTGAACGAAACCATCATGAATGTTGCCCTGCAGCGGCTCATGGTGGACCTGCGCGTGGATGCCCCCACCGTCCAGTGGCTCTCCACCGGGTTCATGCTGACCATGGCGGTGGTGATTCCGACTACTGGGTTCATCCTCCAGCGGCTGTCAACGCGCGCCGTCTTCCTCCTGGCGATGGGCCTGTTCGCTGGCGGTACCGCGCTGGCCGCAGCGGCGCCCGGCTATGAGATCCTCCTGCTGGCAAGGATCATCCAGGCCGGCGGCACCGCCATCATGCTTCCGCTGCTGATGACCACCATCCTCACACTGGTGCCGCTGGCCCGCCGCGGTGCAGTGATGGGCAACGTCAGCATCGCCATCTCCGTTGCACCGGCCATGGGGCCCACCGTCTCCGGGTTCATACTGCAGCACTTCTCCTGGCGCTTCATGTTCATCTTCGTGCTGCCCATCGCACTGGCAGCGCTGGCCATCGGCGCAAAGTTCCTGACCAACGTCGGCGAGACCGAGAAATCCAGGCTCGACTTCCTCTCCGTGGTGCTGACCGTCCCTGCCTTCGGCGGCCTTGTCTACGGCCTCAGCCAAATCGGCGGCGGCCACGGAGGCAGCAGCGGCCCGAACACGCTTGCCGTGGTGGCGCTGGTTCTTGGCGTCGCCGGCCTTGCCGCGTTCACGTTCCGCCAGCTCCGGCTGCAGAAGTCCGAGGCCCCGCTGCTGGACCTGCGGGCCTTCAACTTCCGAATGTTCACGGTCTCCGTGCTACTGATGGTGGTGGCCATGGTGGCCCTGTTCGGCGCCGTGATCCTGCTGCCGCTGTACCTCCAGGAAATCCGCGGCCTGCAGTCCCTCGAGACCGGCCTGGTCCTGCTGCCCGGCGGCCTGGCCATGGGCCTGCTCGGCCCGGTGATCGGCCGCCTGTTCGACAAGGTGGGGCCGCTGCCGCTCACTGTCACCGGATCCTCGCTGATGGTCCTGACCCTGTGGCAGTTCGCGATGCTCGACGCCGGCACTCCGGTTTGGTGGATCGTCACCCTACACGTCGGGCTCAGCTTCGGGCTGGCGCTGCTCTTTACGCCCGCGTTCACCACGGGCCTGAACCCGCTGCCGCCGCACCTGTACTCGCACGGCTCGGCCATCATGAGTACCCTGCAGCAGGTGGCCGGCGCGGCCGGCACGGCGCTGCTCGTGTCCATCTTCGCCCTCGTTTCGGCGGGCTCCGGCCTCGTTGCGGGCATGAACGCAGCGTTCCTGACGGCGACCGTCATCGCCGTTGCCGCCGTCGTCCTCTCCACGATGATGCGCAAGACAGCAGGCGCCGAAGCACCCCAGGGCGCCCCCACCCACTAA
- a CDS encoding alpha/beta fold hydrolase has translation MTREIISTPDGGKLELFSTGEELAPAGSGVVVVTASMVTAADYTRFAQKLSASLGRPVHTFNRRGRGASSEQAGDYTLDVDIRDLDTVMKHTDSTDVFGHSFGGAVALHAARTLPVERLAVYDPAVSVNHSVTAGWTTEYERATATGDDDRALAVLLRGLEAESAFSSRMPLSMMTLANKLTAGTTVGKQMREMMRTGVREIKAIIAADMPAEPFLALPLETLIIVGEKSPAYFGVACGQIHDVLSGSSYTILPGFGHDGVNRAPDRLITELSDFFAG, from the coding sequence ATGACTCGCGAGATCATCAGCACACCCGACGGCGGCAAGCTCGAGCTGTTCAGCACGGGCGAGGAGCTGGCCCCTGCCGGCTCCGGCGTGGTTGTGGTTACGGCCTCCATGGTGACGGCGGCGGACTACACCCGCTTCGCGCAGAAGCTCAGCGCCTCCCTCGGCCGGCCGGTGCACACGTTCAACCGCCGCGGCCGGGGCGCCTCCTCTGAACAAGCAGGCGACTACACCCTGGACGTCGACATCCGCGACCTCGATACGGTCATGAAGCACACGGACAGCACCGACGTCTTCGGCCACAGCTTTGGCGGGGCCGTGGCCCTGCACGCGGCCAGGACCCTGCCAGTGGAGCGGCTCGCCGTGTACGACCCCGCGGTCTCCGTCAACCACAGCGTCACGGCGGGCTGGACCACCGAATACGAACGGGCGACGGCGACCGGAGACGACGACCGCGCCCTCGCCGTCCTGCTCCGTGGGCTAGAGGCCGAGAGCGCCTTCTCCTCCCGCATGCCGCTGTCCATGATGACCCTCGCCAACAAGCTCACGGCGGGAACCACGGTGGGCAAGCAGATGCGCGAAATGATGCGCACCGGCGTCCGGGAGATCAAGGCAATCATTGCCGCGGACATGCCGGCCGAACCGTTCCTGGCGCTGCCGTTGGAGACGCTAATAATCGTCGGCGAGAAAAGCCCGGCCTACTTTGGCGTGGCCTGCGGCCAGATCCACGACGTCCTCTCCGGCTCCAGCTACACCATCCTGCCCGGCTTCGGGCACGACGGCGTCAACCGCGCCCCGGACAGGCTCATCACCGAGCTCAGCGACTTCTTCGCCGGCTAA
- a CDS encoding alpha/beta fold hydrolase, translated as METWTVETDDEGSRLEVHSFRPATLTRADGGTIGGSTSPDGDTPPVTAPGVVVIHGTLVTDALYRPFARNLSLLLSRPVHCYNRRGRAGSAPQPDDYSVKTEIRDLAAVMKATGSEDVVAHSFGGFVALQAARDMPLRRLVTYDAAVSLSGNLHHRWRPELEQAVTDGQLNHAWAHLVQGLATAGPLSYLPLGALRMLSIMSARTNVGAEMRELLPTAVKEMRAVLDADAELADFTELATPTLMLSGGWSPGYFADTGRQLASAVPAIDFAVVPGQLHEGPIRPGKRLAIRIARFLNGTDGTITPQGRKRRRG; from the coding sequence GTGGAGACCTGGACAGTTGAGACGGACGACGAGGGCAGCCGGCTTGAGGTGCACTCGTTCAGGCCCGCTACCCTCACCCGCGCCGACGGCGGCACCATTGGTGGCAGCACCTCCCCCGATGGTGACACGCCCCCGGTGACGGCGCCCGGCGTCGTTGTCATCCACGGAACATTGGTGACCGACGCGCTGTACCGGCCGTTCGCCCGGAACCTGAGCCTCCTGCTGAGCCGGCCGGTGCACTGCTACAACCGCCGAGGCCGCGCCGGTTCCGCGCCGCAGCCGGACGATTATTCGGTCAAGACCGAGATCCGGGACCTGGCCGCCGTGATGAAAGCAACGGGCTCGGAGGATGTGGTGGCGCACAGCTTCGGCGGCTTCGTGGCACTTCAGGCGGCACGCGACATGCCTTTGCGCAGGCTCGTCACGTACGACGCCGCGGTGTCCCTCTCCGGCAACCTGCACCACCGTTGGCGGCCGGAACTGGAGCAGGCCGTGACGGACGGGCAGCTCAACCATGCCTGGGCGCATCTGGTGCAGGGGCTGGCCACGGCAGGCCCGCTGTCGTACCTGCCCCTCGGCGCGCTGCGGATGCTCAGCATCATGTCAGCCCGGACCAACGTCGGTGCGGAAATGCGGGAGCTGCTGCCCACGGCCGTCAAGGAAATGCGGGCCGTGCTCGACGCCGACGCGGAGCTCGCGGATTTCACCGAACTGGCCACCCCCACCCTCATGCTCAGCGGCGGCTGGAGCCCCGGATACTTCGCCGACACCGGGCGGCAGCTTGCGTCGGCCGTGCCCGCGATCGACTTCGCGGTGGTTCCGGGCCAGCTGCACGAGGGGCCGATCCGGCCGGGCAAACGCCTGGCCATTCGGATTGCCCGCTTCCTGAACGGCACCGACGGGACCATCACTCCCCAGGGCAGGAAGCGCCGGCGCGGGTAG
- the lysS gene encoding lysine--tRNA ligase → MTVTSQNTPAPKNAPEPLDASEQMRIRMDKRAKLIERGSEAYPVGVERTHSLSEVREKYAHLQADETTGDVVGVTGRVVFVRNTGKLCFATLQEGGTDGKGTRLQAMLSLANVGEEALADWKALVDLGDHVFIRGEVISSRRGELSVMAESWSMASKALRPLPVLHAELNEETRVRQRYVDLMVRDEAREMVYTRAAITRSIRETLFRHTYVEVETPILQLVHGGALARPFETHMNAFDQKMTLRIATELYLKRAVVGGIDRVYDMGRVFRNEGVDSTHSPEFTTLECYEAWADQFVMAERIKEIILDAADAVGVGRVLQTEAGEINLDGDWAWVAVYPGLSEAVGQEITPDTTVEELRAVAEKHDVKVDPKWDAEKLAVELFGEIVEPTLLNPTFVYDYPPSAQPLARPHREDGRLIEAWDLIIGGMERGTAFSELIDPVIQRERLTEQSMHAAAGDVEAMQLDEDFLRALEYGAPPMGGIGLGIDRLVMLFTGAGIRETILFPLLKPEGH, encoded by the coding sequence ATGACTGTGACTTCCCAAAACACCCCCGCCCCCAAGAACGCCCCAGAACCGCTCGACGCCAGCGAACAGATGCGCATCCGCATGGACAAGCGCGCCAAGCTGATCGAACGCGGGTCGGAGGCGTACCCGGTGGGTGTTGAGCGCACGCACTCGCTCAGCGAGGTCCGCGAAAAGTACGCCCACCTGCAGGCCGACGAGACCACCGGCGACGTCGTCGGCGTCACCGGCCGCGTGGTGTTTGTCCGGAACACCGGCAAGCTGTGCTTCGCCACGCTGCAGGAAGGCGGCACGGACGGCAAGGGCACCCGGCTGCAGGCCATGCTCAGCCTGGCGAACGTGGGCGAAGAGGCCCTCGCCGACTGGAAGGCCCTGGTTGACCTGGGCGACCACGTTTTCATCAGGGGCGAGGTCATCTCCTCCCGCCGCGGTGAACTCTCCGTCATGGCCGAATCGTGGTCCATGGCTTCCAAGGCGCTCCGCCCGCTGCCGGTGCTGCACGCCGAACTCAACGAGGAAACCCGCGTCCGCCAGCGCTACGTGGACTTGATGGTCCGCGACGAAGCGCGCGAGATGGTCTACACCCGCGCCGCCATCACCCGCTCCATCCGCGAGACCCTGTTCCGCCACACCTACGTCGAGGTGGAAACGCCCATCCTGCAGCTGGTCCACGGCGGCGCCCTGGCCCGGCCGTTCGAGACGCACATGAACGCGTTCGACCAGAAGATGACGCTGCGCATCGCCACCGAGCTGTACCTCAAGCGCGCAGTCGTGGGCGGCATCGACCGCGTCTACGACATGGGCCGCGTGTTCCGGAACGAGGGCGTGGACTCGACCCACAGCCCGGAGTTCACCACGCTTGAGTGCTACGAAGCCTGGGCGGACCAGTTCGTCATGGCGGAGCGCATCAAGGAGATCATCCTGGACGCCGCGGACGCCGTGGGTGTGGGACGCGTGCTCCAGACCGAAGCCGGGGAGATCAACCTCGACGGCGACTGGGCCTGGGTGGCCGTGTACCCGGGGCTTTCCGAGGCAGTGGGCCAGGAGATCACCCCGGACACCACGGTCGAGGAGCTGCGCGCCGTGGCCGAGAAGCACGATGTCAAGGTCGATCCCAAGTGGGACGCCGAGAAGCTGGCCGTGGAACTCTTCGGCGAAATCGTGGAACCCACCCTGCTGAACCCCACGTTTGTCTACGACTACCCGCCGTCCGCCCAGCCGCTGGCCCGCCCGCACCGGGAAGACGGCCGCCTGATCGAGGCCTGGGACCTGATCATCGGCGGCATGGAACGCGGCACCGCGTTCTCCGAGCTCATTGACCCGGTCATCCAGCGCGAACGCCTCACCGAGCAGTCCATGCACGCAGCAGCCGGCGACGTCGAGGCCATGCAGCTGGACGAGGACTTCCTGCGCGCCCTGGAATACGGTGCGCCGCCCATGGGCGGCATTGGCCTGGGCATCGACCGCCTGGTCATGCTGTTTACCGGTGCCGGTATCCGCGAAACGATTCTCTTCCCCCTCCTCAAGCCCGAAGGCCACTGA
- a CDS encoding histone-like nucleoid-structuring protein Lsr2 — MAQKVNIVLVDDLDGGSADETVRFGLDGVGYEIDLSSANASELRSSLERFVSAGRKTSGGRPARAKASGGRNQDSAQIRQWARDHGYTVNARGRIQAEIQEAYQKANS, encoded by the coding sequence ATGGCACAGAAAGTCAATATCGTCCTCGTGGACGATCTGGATGGGGGATCTGCGGACGAAACCGTTCGCTTCGGCCTGGATGGCGTCGGTTATGAAATTGACCTGTCCTCGGCCAATGCTTCAGAACTGCGGTCGTCACTGGAACGCTTTGTTTCAGCCGGCCGCAAAACGTCCGGCGGCCGGCCTGCCCGTGCCAAGGCATCGGGTGGACGCAACCAGGACTCTGCCCAGATACGCCAGTGGGCGCGGGATCACGGTTACACCGTAAACGCGCGCGGCCGTATTCAGGCAGAAATCCAGGAAGCTTACCAAAAGGCCAATTCTTAG